The Granulicella sp. 5B5 nucleotide sequence GCCGATAGGAGGCTGGACTGAGGAGAGGCTGGCGATTCCGGGGAGCGCAGTGGGGGGCGTTCGTGGTGCTGGTGCTGGCGGGGGCCAGCCGGTGGGTGGTGACCGAGGTGCGCCCGGATGCGGAACCGACGCTGTCGTCGCTGGCGATGGGTTGCGGATGGGCGGCTCTGGTGAGCCTGATGTTGCTGCGCAGGGGGCCGGCACGGGTGTCGCTGCGGTCGTCGTGGCTGGGGGTGCTGGCGGGTGCGATGGTGTTTGCTGGGCCGGCGGTGGGGGCGCTGATGCACGCGAGGGGGTTGGATGGGCCGGGGCTGACGATGGCGCTGGCGTTGACGCCGGTAGCGGCGGGAATTGCGTCGGCGGCGCTGGGTATGGGGAGCCTGGATGGGGCGGCGGGGCGGATATGGCCGGGGCTGGCGGCGGTGGGTGGGTTGCTGCTGGTGCTGGCGGAGCCGAGCCTTGCGAACGGGCGGACGGATGTGGCGTTGTTGCTGGCGCCGGTGCTGACGGGTGTGGGCGCGGCGCTGTTCTGCGTGAGGGGTGGAGCGACGAGTTGGCGGGCGAGCTCCGCGCTGCTGGGTGGGACGCTGGTGTTTGCCGTGGCGCTGACGGTGGAGTCGGTGATGACGCGGACGCGGCCGGCGGTGTCGTTACTGGCGATGGCGTGCGATGGGCTGCTGGCGCTGTTGAGCATCTATGCACTGCAGCGACTGGGAGCGACGCGGTGGTCGGCGCAGTTTACGCTGCTTCCGTTGCTGGTGGTGCTGGAAGGGCTGGTGCTGGCGCATCAACCGCTAACGTTGCGCTGGGTGGTGGGGATCGCGTTGCTGCTACTGGCGAGCGTGTATCTGCTGCTGCCTTCGACCGAGGACATGGAGCAGGCCGTCGGTGTGGTACCGCGGTAAGTTCCTGACGTGCAATGTGGGGATTTTGACAGTGCCTGCTGCGGTTACACTTTGGTGCATGGCAGCGTCGATGTACATCGTGGTCGAAGGCGAGGACCCGGGCTACAACATCTATGTGAATGGGCGTATTCTCGCTCGGCATGAGGGCCAGGTGGAGCAGCTGGCGGTGCGGCTGGGTGTGCAGCCGCTGCTGGAGTTCTTTTCTGCCGATGAGAATTCGATGGCGCTGCTGATTGAAGAGGGTGCCGGGAACCCGGACCTGCTGCCGCGACTGCCGCCTCCGCAGTGGTATCAGGCTGAGGACGGGCTGAAGACGGTGAGTGCGCTGGTGGGGGCGGTGGAGGCCGATCCGGAGATGATGGGAGCCGATGGCGAGGAGCTGCTGCGGGAGCTGCGCGAGTATGAGCTGGTGCTGCTCAAGACAGCGGAGCGCGGGCTGCGGTGGCATCTGGCGGTGAGCTGGCGGTAGCGGCGACCCTCCCCCCCGGTTTTGGGGCTATGATCCGGAGCGGATTGGGGTTAGGGGTGGAACCCCTTCGCGACAGGCCCTGCTCTAACTCAGCTTTGTGACTGTTTTTCCTGAGCGATTAAGTCAAGCCCACCCCGGATCAAAACAGGCAGTTCAAGGCGTTCGGTGAAGATGACAGTCGATGCGGGAGAGTACTGCGGCCCGCGGTTGATTCCGCGGGCCGCAGTCGTGCCGCCGATGCTACTGAATGTTGAGAGTCAGGGCATTGGATGCAGGCGATCCCGGGTTCTGACAGGTGATGCTGACCGTGGCTGGTGCACTGACGTCATTTGCGCCGACTGCCACCGAGAGGTGTTGAGCGTCGATAAAGGTGGTTGTGTACGCTACGCCGTTCCAGAGTACGCTTGCTCCGGGAATGAAGCCGGTCCCGGTAACGGTGAGCAACTGGTTTCCGCTGCCGGAGGCGATGGCGTTGCTACTCAAGGAGGAGAGGGTTGGCGCGCCGTTCGCAGATGCCTCCGCTGGTAGTACGAAGGCGCCCCGCAGCAACATTAGCTGCGAGGGCGTCGAGGACCCTATGCCTCCTGTAACGAGCAGTGCAATCCCGTCCTGGCCCCAGCGAGTGGCGGGTACCGACTCGATAACGGAGTTGTTGGTCGGCAACAGCACCGAATCCTCGAGGATGAAGTGCTGAGTGTCGAAACGCTCGAGCACCACGGCCCGGGTCCCAGCCTCGTTGATGCCGAAGAGGAAGTCCTTCTTTGTCGTCTGGTAGGGAATAGAGCCGGCGCCGCTGAGGCCATAGCCATAGGGCCCCGGACCAAGTGGCAGGACGCCAATCTGAGTCAGCGGCGTGGTGGTTGGATCGACAATACCCCCGCTCGAACCGAAGAGCAGACCTTGATCGAGAGCGAGCGAACCGCTGAAGCCACCCATGCCGAGCATTGTGCTGCCGTCAATATTGTGGACTCCGGCAGCGTCCACGGTATAGCGGTAGATCTCCGCACCGGTCGATTGGTTGTCGTATGTGTAGGCGTGGCTGGAGTCGGGGAAGACAGCGTCGTTGAAGCCGAGGGATGAGTTCGGCCGCAGGGTTGCGGACGTTCCTGTGAAGTCCAGAATTCCCACGTTGTCGACGGAAACACTGTTCTCCAGGCCGGGTATCGCCGCCAGCGCATTCGCGGCGACAGGGCTGCTGAAGTAGCCAGCGCTTACGAGCGGCACCGTTGCATCGACCGTCTGGGAGCTGACGTTGAAGCGGGCGAGCGATTCCGCGCCACTGAGCCCGATGTAGAAGTAGTTTCCACCGGGGCTCTCGGCTATCGTGTTCGGTTCGCTGCCGACGGTGATCGGCGCGCCTACGGTGCCAGTCACGGGGTCGATGGAGACCAGACTGTTGCCAGCCGGTGACGTAGAGGTGCTAGGCAGGACTGCGAACAGCTTGCGGCTGTAGGGGTCATACACCATTGCGTTCGCGGGCACGGGCAGCAGACTGTACTCGCTCAGGGTAAGGCTGGCGGATGTTCCGCCCCCGGGTGCAGGATTGGTGACTGAAACAGCAGCCCAGCCGATCTGCTTGAGCAGCGATCCATCGACGGTAGCGGTTAGCTGGCTGGCACTGACCAGTGAGGTGGGCAGCGCCGTGCCGTTCCAGTTCACAACAGACGCGGAGTTGAAGCCCGTTCCGTTGACCGTCAGCGTGGCTGAAGCCACGCCGGTGGCAATCGCATTCGGAGAGAGGCTGGAGATGGTTGGGACCGGCGCATATAGCGAACCGGATGCGGTGGTCGTGGAGACGACGATGTTGTTGGACGTGACCGGGTCGTAGGTCTGAGAATCGACCGTGGCGGAGAGCTGAACGGCCCCAGCGACAGATGGCGTGGCGGTGATGGTCAGCGTCGCCGTGGCCCCGTTGGGGAGAGTGCCAAGGTCGCAGTAGAGGACGCCCGCTCCATTGCAGGTACCTTGCGAAACCGACGACGAGCCGTAGAGCAGGGTCGCAGGCATGCTCGTAGCCAGCACCACGCCGTTGGCATCGCTGGTTCCAAGGTTCTTGACCTGGACCTGATAGTTAAAAGCAGTTCCGGTCGTGACGGTTGCCGCGACTTGTGTCGTGACCTGGAGGTCTGCGGGCGTCGAACTGGTGTCCTTGACGACGCTGCCGTGCATGAGGAAGAGCTGGGTCGCGGTGTGGAAGGCGAGGCCGTCCTGCCCCCAGCGGACGAGGTCCGCTGGGTTCGAGAGCGTGGTTGTGCCTCCGCTGACCGCACCGATCCTGTTGATCCCCATGGAGGCGACGGGCAGGAATGTGGTCTCGTCGTAGCCGATCAGTTGCGCTGAGTTCACGACAACCCATGCGCGGTTGAGTGAGGAGTCAGAGTAGATGGGCCCGGTGGCTGCCGCGGGGGAAGTGGAGTACGTTGAGGCAACGGAGAACTGGCCCAGTGTGGCGCCGGTTGTGGGGTCCGTGACCAGGCCGTTTGGTGTATAGAGACGGCCGTTATCGTATTGAATGGTCGCTCCCGCAGCACTGGAGGGCAGTTGCGTGTAGCCAGTGACGCCGGTGCTATCGACTGTGAGCGCATACAGATAGCTAGAGACGGTATACGCCGCCAGATAGAGAGTCGACGCAGAAGCGCCGAAGGTCAGGGAGCCGGTGTTCGAGTCGAAATAGGTTGCGAGGCCGCTGCTGGTCTTTGGACGCGCCACGCCAGAGTCGAAGATGGTGACTACGCCGTTGGTGCCGTAAACAGCTACGGAGTTCGGTTGGCCCGGAAGCGCAGCTAAAGCGGCAGCGGTATACGGCGGATTATAGACACCCTGGGTTCCACCGAGCGAGAACTGGATACCCGCGACCCCGGTGGTGAGGTCCACTTGGCGAACAGCGCCAGCCCCGTTGAGGCCAACAAAGGCTTGGGTCCCGTCCGTGGACAGCGCCAGACGAGTGGGCTCGCTACCAACGAAGATCGTGCGCCGGATGGAGCCGGTGACGGGGTCGATGCCTACGAGACTGTTGCCGAGTCCCTGGCCGCCGGTTCCAGCGATGGTGGCATAGAGCAGGCCATCTGTCGTGTTGTAGGCGAGATCGTTGATCGGCAGTGCGAGGTAGGTATTGAATCCCGCTGTTGCCGAAGCCTGCCCCATGTTTTCGGGCGTCGCGATGCTGATGGTAGCGTCGCCGGGTACGGACAGATCCGAAGATGGAATCACAGCGGTCATGCTGCTGCTTGAGGTATAGGTGGTCACCAGCGGCGTGCCGTTCCATAGGACCACGCTGTCTGGGAAGAAGCCAGAGCCATAAAGGGTGATCGTCGTATCGGGACTGCCCAGCGCAGCGGAGCCTGGGTTGGTGGTGAAGGTGGCTGATGGATTGATGACGTTGATGGATGCGGGCTGGGAACGGACCGCCGCACCGCCGGTGACGGTCGCCGGGTTGGTGACGTAGATCTGCTCGACGCCGGTTTGATAAAGAATTTGCGAGCTGATCGTGGTGACGATCTGCGTGCCGGTCTGCGAAACGACAGGCAGAGTGTAGCCGTTGAAGGCCACGGTCGCAGTCGCGGCAAAGTTCGAACCCGTGATCGTGATGTTGGTGGAGGTGGTGGTTCCCGATGGGGGAATCTGAATGTAGTTCGGGCTGACGCCGGTGATCGCTGGAGGAGCGACAACCGGTAGTGCGAGCGCAGCGCTGCTGCCTGCGTTGGGGGCTGGATTGCCGACCGTAATCTGAGCTGTGCCGGCTGTTGCCAAGTCAGTCGCCGGTACAGAAGCCCTGAGCGAGGTCGAGCTGACGTAGGTGGTAGGAAGAGCCGTGCCGTTCCAGGAGACAGTGGAGTTTGCGATGAAGCCGGTTCCCGTCAGCGTGATGCCCGTGGCGGAGGTGCCCTGCACCAGGCTTGCGGGCGTGACGGCGGTCAGTACAGGCGCCGGACTGTTCACGGGGAAAGAGACGCTCGGAGAGGCAATAGGGAATGGAGTTGGGTTTTGTACGCTCACTGACGCGGTTCGCGCGTTGGCAACGGAGGAGGCTGGAACCTGGGCCGTAAGAGATGTCGCGCTCACGAACGTCGTTGTCAGCGCGTTGCCGTCTAACTGCACCACGGAGTTTGAAGAGAAGTTGGTTCCCGTCACGGTCAAGGTCGTGAGGCCCGAGCCGGCCTGCACTGAGGCGGGAGAGAGCGAAGAGATCGCTGGTACTGCGTAGACGGTCTCGGCCGCGGGCTGAGTATCGGAGCCTCCGGGGCCGGGATTGCTGACCGTCACTTGCGCGGTGCTGGCGGTCGCGACATCAGCAGCGGTGAGCGTGACGGCCAATGTGCCTGTGCTGAAGAACGCCGTGGGCCGGGCCGAACCGTTCCATTTGACGACAGAGTTCGACTCAAAGCCGCTGCCGCTTATGGTGAGCGTCGCAGCAGATCCAGCGGGAATGGAGGTGGGCGAGACGGAACTTACCGCTGGGGTAGGGCTCGTCACCGAAAAGCTGATCGCCGTGGACGACCCGCCGCCAGGGCTGGGATTGTTGACGGTTATGGAGACGCTTTCACCCGCGGAGAGGGCCGATGCGGGCACCTGCGCCTGGACCGAGGTCGCGCTGACATAGGTGGTCGAAAGGACCGTGCCGTTGAAGGTGATCGAGGAAGAGGCAACGAAACCGGAGCCGGTCACGGTGAGCGTCTGCGAGGCAGCACCCGCGGTGACGCTGGCAGGTGACACAGCAGTTACGGCAGGAACGGGATTATCTTGAGTCGGTTGAACCACGGTGTTCCCGGACCCGGCGCAACCAGTTTGAAGCAGAAGAATAGAAACAAGGGAGAAAGCAAGAGTGATTCGACGCACGAAGGCTCCATGAATCGTCCCCTGCTTTGTGAGACATGGGTAGGCGATTGCGTTGGGATTATGTTGAAGACTTCGCGAATGTAACAAACTATTTGAAGGAGATGCACTGATTAGGGGAGTTGATCAAGGAATTTCATACAGTGGGCCGAGGCCGAGGATAAATAAATCCATGATCTAGCTGAATACAGCGTGGCCGCTTATGAGGTGGCGAGGGCTTTGATGTCTTTGTTCTCGAGGATGGGTTTGGGCGCGCCGGTGAGAGCGGT carries:
- a CDS encoding IPT/TIG domain-containing protein, coding for MRRITLAFSLVSILLLQTGCAGSGNTVVQPTQDNPVPAVTAVSPASVTAGAASQTLTVTGSGFVASSSITFNGTVLSTTYVSATSVQAQVPASALSAGESVSITVNNPSPGGGSSTAISFSVTSPTPAVSSVSPTSIPAGSAATLTISGSGFESNSVVKWNGSARPTAFFSTGTLAVTLTAADVATASTAQVTVSNPGPGGSDTQPAAETVYAVPAISSLSPASVQAGSGLTTLTVTGTNFSSNSVVQLDGNALTTTFVSATSLTAQVPASSVANARTASVSVQNPTPFPIASPSVSFPVNSPAPVLTAVTPASLVQGTSATGITLTGTGFIANSTVSWNGTALPTTYVSSTSLRASVPATDLATAGTAQITVGNPAPNAGSSAALALPVVAPPAITGVSPNYIQIPPSGTTTSTNITITGSNFAATATVAFNGYTLPVVSQTGTQIVTTISSQILYQTGVEQIYVTNPATVTGGAAVRSQPASINVINPSATFTTNPGSAALGSPDTTITLYGSGFFPDSVVLWNGTPLVTTYTSSSSMTAVIPSSDLSVPGDATISIATPENMGQASATAGFNTYLALPINDLAYNTTDGLLYATIAGTGGQGLGNSLVGIDPVTGSIRRTIFVGSEPTRLALSTDGTQAFVGLNGAGAVRQVDLTTGVAGIQFSLGGTQGVYNPPYTAAALAALPGQPNSVAVYGTNGVVTIFDSGVARPKTSSGLATYFDSNTGSLTFGASASTLYLAAYTVSSYLYALTVDSTGVTGYTQLPSSAAGATIQYDNGRLYTPNGLVTDPTTGATLGQFSVASTYSTSPAAATGPIYSDSSLNRAWVVVNSAQLIGYDETTFLPVASMGINRIGAVSGGTTTLSNPADLVRWGQDGLAFHTATQLFLMHGSVVKDTSSTPADLQVTTQVAATVTTGTAFNYQVQVKNLGTSDANGVVLATSMPATLLYGSSSVSQGTCNGAGVLYCDLGTLPNGATATLTITATPSVAGAVQLSATVDSQTYDPVTSNNIVVSTTTASGSLYAPVPTISSLSPNAIATGVASATLTVNGTGFNSASVVNWNGTALPTSLVSASQLTATVDGSLLKQIGWAAVSVTNPAPGGGTSASLTLSEYSLLPVPANAMVYDPYSRKLFAVLPSTSTSPAGNSLVSIDPVTGTVGAPITVGSEPNTIAESPGGNYFYIGLSGAESLARFNVSSQTVDATVPLVSAGYFSSPVAANALAAIPGLENSVSVDNVGILDFTGTSATLRPNSSLGFNDAVFPDSSHAYTYDNQSTGAEIYRYTVDAAGVHNIDGSTMLGMGGFSGSLALDQGLLFGSSGGIVDPTTTPLTQIGVLPLGPGPYGYGLSGAGSIPYQTTKKDFLFGINEAGTRAVVLERFDTQHFILEDSVLLPTNNSVIESVPATRWGQDGIALLVTGGIGSSTPSQLMLLRGAFVLPAEASANGAPTLSSLSSNAIASGSGNQLLTVTGTGFIPGASVLWNGVAYTTTFIDAQHLSVAVGANDVSAPATVSITCQNPGSPASNALTLNIQ